Part of the Bacteriovorax sp. Seq25_V genome, GGAAACTCTAAACTGATTAAAAAAGAAGATGTTCTAAATCTCTTTGAGGATGATGTTCATGTGGAAGTGACAGATCTTCATATTTGGAGAATTGCGCCAAATGCACATGCTTGTGAGCTTATGGTTTATAGTAAAGTTGCTCAAGGAAGTGAGTTTTATAGAAGTAAGATTTTGGCAAAGTTTGATATCGAGCATCTCATTATCGAAGAAAGAACCTAGGTTCTTAGTGGGATTTTGTTTATTTTGTTAGATTTCTAACAAATGATTTCATTCTTTTGACGAATACATCTGTTGAAAGTAAAAAGGGGTTCACACGAAATTGAGGGCTCCATGAAATTACTTAAGCTTACATTCTTATCTCTTTTATTTTCTGCCAACTCGAAGTCAATTGCCATGGATAAAATGATTTACGGTGAAGACGGAAGATTTGAAGTTGATAGCTTCTATGTTTATCCATATAGAGAAATGGCAAAAGCGGTAGCCGGAAGGGTAAAGAAAAATATCATTTGGAAGCGTGGTGAAAAGTATAATTTCGAATATCTTAACTTAAAAATGCAAGGCTTAAGTCCTCTTATGCCTTTTACAACTCAAGCAACTTTAACTGACTGTACTGGTTTTCTTGTCGCTGATGATATCATGGTCACTGCTGGACATTGTGTTGTTGATCAGGCGGACTGTGAAGACAGTCTTTGGATTTTTGATTTTGACCATAAAGTTGCTTCCAAAAAATCATTTAGCGAAAAGAATACAGTAGGCTGTAAAGAGATCATTAATAAGCAAGAAGTTAATAATGAGGAAGTCTACATTGATTATGCTATTCTTCGTTTAACCAGAAAAATGACAGATAGAAAGCCTTTAAAGTTTAGAGAGCAGGGGACAGTTGAGAAGCTTTCTTCTCTTGTCATGATTGGTCATCCGCTAGGTCTTCCAATGAAAGTAACAAAAGGGGCCAATGTATGGCACACGGATGAAGAATGGGTTTTCACTGCTAATCTCGATGCTTTCGGTGGGAATTCTGGTTCTCCAGTTATTAATGAAAGCACTGGCCTCGTGGAAGGAATTCTCGTACGTGGAGGAGAAGATTTTACAGATACAGAAGATGGTTTAGCTACCGCCAATATTTGCGCAGTAAATAATACAGAAGAGATTTGTACGATTGGTGAAGA contains:
- a CDS encoding serine protease, coding for MKLLKLTFLSLLFSANSKSIAMDKMIYGEDGRFEVDSFYVYPYREMAKAVAGRVKKNIIWKRGEKYNFEYLNLKMQGLSPLMPFTTQATLTDCTGFLVADDIMVTAGHCVVDQADCEDSLWIFDFDHKVASKKSFSEKNTVGCKEIINKQEVNNEEVYIDYAILRLTRKMTDRKPLKFREQGTVEKLSSLVMIGHPLGLPMKVTKGANVWHTDEEWVFTANLDAFGGNSGSPVINESTGLVEGILVRGGEDFTDTEDGLATANICAVNNTEEICTIGEEVTRITKLGLPELLNKARNQ